The Sphingomicrobium sp. genome has a window encoding:
- a CDS encoding DUF192 domain-containing protein produces MRRLGGLALATIAFAACSPQAPAQNANDSAPIENNAAAAVPTDGVPQTGLRQVPLTIRSATGKHAFTVQVAATPEEQERGLMFTRTLAPDRGMIFPYEPPRDIAFWMKNTLIPLDMIFIRTDGTIARIYTAQPLDMTPVPSLEPVAAVLEIAGSRAAELGIREGDRVEWTR; encoded by the coding sequence TTGCGCCGACTCGGCGGCCTAGCCCTCGCGACGATTGCCTTTGCGGCATGCAGCCCGCAGGCGCCCGCCCAGAATGCCAACGACAGCGCACCGATTGAGAATAACGCCGCCGCCGCCGTGCCGACGGACGGCGTGCCGCAGACGGGGCTCCGCCAGGTGCCGCTGACGATCCGGTCCGCGACGGGCAAGCACGCGTTCACGGTGCAGGTCGCCGCGACACCCGAAGAGCAGGAGCGCGGGCTGATGTTCACCCGGACGCTCGCGCCCGACCGCGGGATGATCTTCCCGTACGAGCCGCCGCGCGACATCGCTTTCTGGATGAAGAATACGTTGATCCCGCTCGACATGATCTTCATCCGCACCGACGGCACCATCGCCAGGATCTATACGGCGCAGCCGCTCGACATGACCCCGGTCCCGTCGCTGGAGCCGGTCGCGGCGGTGCTGGAAATCGCCGGCAGCCGGGCCGCCGAGCTCGGCATCCGCGAAGGCGACCGTGTGGAGTGGACGCGCTAG
- a CDS encoding PilZ domain-containing protein, with the protein MHGWVGRRDRQDVEIEAVVHRVDGSKSPVKLSNFSDEGCRLESDRDFRIGERLEIAIPRMGQVKAQVRWALPGSAGAQFLAESDFPA; encoded by the coding sequence ATGCATGGATGGGTAGGGCGTAGGGACCGTCAGGACGTCGAGATCGAGGCGGTGGTGCACCGCGTCGACGGCAGCAAGTCGCCGGTCAAGCTCAGCAACTTCTCCGACGAAGGCTGCCGCCTCGAGTCCGACCGCGACTTCCGGATCGGCGAACGCCTTGAAATCGCCATTCCGCGCATGGGCCAGGTCAAGGCCCAGGTCCGCTGGGCCCTGCCGGGGAGCGCCGGCGCGCAGTTTCTCGCCGAGAGCGACTTTCCGGCCTAA
- a CDS encoding CocE/NonD family hydrolase: protein MKLRSIFGKLALLPAAVALASPSIADPQVQPAVQPGGDIPRKFRPPFRSPSQRGDMPQAFAAPIVHFQYVRRQVMIPMRDGTKLYTVLIIPLGRGKFPIMLDRTPYSADKATAYGGAGPLPENILPPLSAELVRAGYIVAVQDVRGKYRSQGDYVMNRPIRGPLNATAVDHSTDAFDTVDWLVKNVAQSNGRVGTYGTSYDGFTTLMSLVDPHPALKAAVPINPMVDVWKGDDWFHNGAFRQEMTSYVYGQTASRASDRKWVSRVRDDYDAFLRYGSAGAYGRAMGMDQLPFWRRLTLHPAYDAYWKHQAVDRILARKPLGVPTLVVGSLWDQEDIYGAPAAFNAIKSSPDAHLVLGPWNHGQANHVGIALGPLDWRADTARWFRRNILIPFLDRHLKGGPDPRIARVTAFEAGTNRWERLGDWPRACARNCPTALTPLYLAPGKQLAFTAPAGMASDSYVSDPAKPVPYRARPNLSPWADGSTWRFWLTDDQRFAAARPDVLTYSTGPLEAPLSLEGTPLVHLVAATSGSDSDWIVKLIDVYPAEVPGRPAMAGYQLPIAMDVIRGRYRADPANPQPLTPNAPLTYEFALPAVNYVVQPGHRLMVQVQSSWFPLYDRNPQTFVPNIFFAQRSDYKAATQKVFTGAQGTWIGLPVVR, encoded by the coding sequence ATGAAGCTCCGGTCGATCTTCGGGAAGCTCGCCCTCCTACCCGCAGCCGTTGCGCTCGCTTCACCCTCGATCGCCGACCCGCAGGTCCAGCCGGCGGTGCAGCCCGGTGGCGATATCCCGCGTAAATTCCGGCCGCCGTTCCGCTCGCCTTCGCAGCGCGGGGACATGCCGCAGGCCTTTGCCGCGCCCATCGTCCACTTCCAGTATGTCCGCCGCCAGGTGATGATCCCGATGCGCGACGGCACGAAGCTCTACACCGTCCTCATCATCCCGCTCGGCCGCGGCAAGTTCCCGATCATGCTCGACCGCACGCCATACTCCGCCGACAAGGCGACAGCTTACGGCGGCGCAGGGCCGCTGCCGGAGAACATCCTCCCGCCTTTGTCGGCGGAGCTGGTCCGCGCGGGCTACATCGTTGCCGTGCAGGACGTGCGCGGCAAGTACCGGTCACAGGGCGATTATGTGATGAACCGGCCGATACGCGGTCCGCTCAACGCCACCGCTGTCGACCATTCGACGGACGCCTTCGACACGGTCGACTGGCTGGTGAAGAACGTCGCCCAGAGCAATGGCCGCGTCGGCACCTACGGCACCAGTTACGACGGCTTCACGACGCTCATGAGCCTCGTCGATCCGCACCCTGCCTTGAAGGCCGCCGTGCCGATCAACCCAATGGTTGATGTCTGGAAAGGCGACGACTGGTTCCACAACGGCGCATTCCGGCAGGAGATGACCAGCTACGTCTACGGCCAGACCGCCAGCCGCGCGTCGGACCGGAAATGGGTCAGCCGCGTGCGGGACGATTATGACGCTTTCCTCCGCTACGGCTCCGCCGGTGCGTACGGGCGCGCGATGGGCATGGACCAGCTGCCCTTCTGGCGCCGCCTGACCCTGCACCCCGCATATGACGCCTACTGGAAGCACCAGGCTGTCGATAGAATCCTCGCGCGAAAGCCGCTCGGCGTGCCGACCCTGGTTGTCGGCAGCCTCTGGGACCAGGAAGACATTTACGGCGCGCCGGCCGCCTTCAACGCCATCAAGTCCAGCCCTGATGCCCACCTCGTCCTCGGACCGTGGAACCACGGCCAGGCCAATCACGTCGGCATTGCGCTCGGTCCGCTGGACTGGCGCGCAGACACCGCCCGGTGGTTCCGCCGCAACATCCTCATTCCCTTCCTCGACCGGCACCTGAAAGGCGGCCCGGACCCGCGCATCGCCAGGGTCACGGCCTTCGAAGCGGGCACGAACCGGTGGGAGCGCCTCGGCGACTGGCCCCGCGCCTGCGCCCGCAATTGTCCCACCGCGCTGACGCCGCTCTACCTCGCGCCCGGCAAGCAGCTCGCCTTCACCGCACCGGCAGGCATGGCGTCCGACAGCTATGTCTCCGACCCTGCCAAGCCGGTCCCGTATCGCGCCAGGCCCAACCTCTCGCCCTGGGCGGACGGCTCGACCTGGCGCTTCTGGCTGACCGACGATCAGCGCTTCGCCGCCGCTCGGCCGGACGTCCTCACTTACTCGACAGGGCCGCTCGAAGCGCCGCTGTCGCTCGAAGGCACGCCGCTCGTCCACCTTGTCGCCGCCACCAGCGGCAGTGACAGCGACTGGATCGTCAAGCTGATCGACGTCTATCCCGCCGAGGTGCCCGGGAGACCCGCGATGGCCGGCTACCAGCTGCCGATCGCAATGGATGTCATCCGCGGCCGCTACCGCGCCGATCCCGCCAATCCCCAGCCGCTGACCCCCAACGCGCCGCTAACTTATGAATTCGCGCTTCCTGCCGTGAACTATGTCGTCCAGCCCGGCCATCGGCTGATGGTCCAAGTCCAGTCGAGCTGGTTCCCACTCTACGACCGCAACCCGCAGACCTTCGTCCCCAACATCTTCTTCGCGCAGCGGAGCGACTACAAAGCCGCAACGCAGAAGGTCTTTACCGGCGCGCAAGGCACCTGGATCGGGCTCCCGGTCGTTAGGTGA
- the aat gene encoding leucyl/phenylalanyl-tRNA--protein transferase, which yields MSRLDPRLLLQGYATGIFPMADSRDADELFWVEPRHRAIIPLDRFHLSRSLRRTLRSGKFAVTRDRDFANVIAACADREETWINAELERAMLALHGSGHAHSVEVWEGETLVGGLYGVKLGRAFFGESMFSRRTDASKVALAWLVARLLAGNFSLLDCQFMTEHLESLGAISVPRDTYVALLSAALGGAGGAAGAARLEGADSPPDFAALDALLELAGADAPGPAGYVIAQLLGQTS from the coding sequence GTGAGCCGCCTTGATCCACGACTGCTGCTGCAGGGCTATGCCACCGGCATCTTCCCCATGGCCGACAGCCGCGATGCCGACGAGCTGTTCTGGGTCGAGCCGCGCCACCGCGCGATCATCCCGCTCGACCGCTTCCATCTGTCCCGCTCGCTGCGGCGGACGCTGCGCTCCGGCAAGTTCGCGGTGACCCGCGACCGCGACTTTGCGAACGTCATCGCGGCCTGTGCCGATCGGGAGGAAACCTGGATCAACGCCGAGCTCGAGCGCGCGATGCTCGCGCTCCACGGCTCAGGCCACGCCCATTCGGTGGAGGTTTGGGAAGGCGAAACCCTGGTCGGCGGTCTCTACGGCGTAAAGCTCGGCCGCGCCTTCTTCGGCGAAAGCATGTTCAGCCGCCGGACCGATGCATCGAAGGTGGCGCTCGCCTGGCTCGTCGCTCGCCTGCTCGCCGGAAATTTCTCGCTGCTCGACTGCCAGTTCATGACCGAGCACCTCGAGTCCCTGGGCGCAATCAGCGTCCCGAGGGATACCTACGTCGCGTTGCTCTCAGCCGCGCTCGGCGGCGCTGGCGGAGCGGCGGGCGCTGCACGCCTCGAAGGCGCGGACTCGCCGCCCGACTTCGCCGCGCTCGACGCCTTGTTGGAGCTCGCCGGTGCCGATGCACCCGGGCCCGCCGGATATGTCATCGCGCAACTCTTGGGCCAGACGTCGTAG
- a CDS encoding AraC family transcriptional regulator: protein MIRSHDHDRREIARGIQQPLRSLSGAKAFRVIDPAASWIAEHTHDWPVLSIYVMGDVNKLQQSGDVRVNRPAVTLHGPGEAHAARVGCDGLEQIDVEFDPDWLPEGSRLARDRTVTVWNGGRVAAAGRKLGELWQAAGTSEAELRKATAQLLRTASVEKDKQVPQWLGTAVERAHSLDDLSTTGLARELGLHPGWFAQAYRALVGEGVRETAQRARVEHAARLLRYSNLPLADIAADAGFCDQSHMNRCFRRLLARTPAMIRSEGAQLRPAAERLANA, encoded by the coding sequence ATGATACGATCGCATGATCATGACCGGCGGGAAATCGCCCGCGGGATCCAGCAGCCGCTGCGCTCGCTATCTGGGGCGAAAGCGTTCCGGGTCATCGATCCGGCCGCCTCCTGGATCGCGGAGCACACGCACGATTGGCCGGTGCTGTCGATCTACGTCATGGGTGACGTCAACAAGCTTCAGCAAAGCGGCGACGTGCGGGTCAACCGCCCCGCGGTCACGCTTCATGGCCCGGGCGAGGCGCATGCGGCGCGGGTCGGCTGCGACGGGCTGGAGCAGATCGACGTAGAATTCGATCCCGATTGGCTGCCCGAGGGCTCAAGACTGGCGCGCGATCGGACTGTGACGGTGTGGAATGGCGGCCGGGTCGCGGCGGCGGGCCGAAAGCTCGGCGAGCTTTGGCAGGCCGCGGGGACTTCGGAAGCCGAGCTCCGGAAGGCGACCGCGCAGCTGCTCCGTACAGCCAGTGTCGAGAAGGATAAGCAGGTGCCGCAGTGGCTTGGCACCGCGGTCGAGCGGGCGCACAGCCTTGACGACCTGAGTACGACCGGATTGGCGCGCGAGCTGGGCTTGCACCCTGGGTGGTTCGCGCAGGCCTATCGCGCACTGGTCGGCGAAGGCGTTCGCGAAACCGCACAACGCGCGCGGGTCGAGCATGCGGCGAGGCTGCTTCGCTATTCGAACCTCCCGCTCGCCGACATTGCTGCCGATGCCGGCTTTTGCGACCAAAGCCACATGAACCGCTGTTTCCGCCGGCTACTCGCGCGGACCCCGGCAATGATCAGGAGCGAGGGCGCGCAACTCAGACCCGCTGCGGAGCGTCTGGCGAACGCTTAG
- a CDS encoding RecX family transcriptional regulator, which translates to MNARKTPRRERPPLDASKLEELAVRYVGRFATSRAKLCAYLARKVRERGWDGAGPPDFDAIAERFCELGYVDDAAYALAKSQSLVSRGYGRRRVDQKLRVDGIGEEDGAAARQLAQSEAVEAALRFAKRRRIGPFGAGHDDPRDREKAVAAMVRAGHPFALARAIVFLPPGAEVDSEGLRDQARFADR; encoded by the coding sequence GTGAACGCACGCAAGACGCCCCGGCGAGAGCGGCCGCCGCTCGATGCTTCGAAGCTTGAGGAGCTTGCCGTGCGCTATGTTGGGCGCTTCGCGACGAGCCGCGCGAAGCTGTGCGCCTATCTGGCGCGAAAGGTTCGCGAGCGCGGCTGGGACGGGGCAGGGCCGCCGGACTTCGACGCCATCGCCGAGCGCTTCTGCGAGCTCGGCTATGTCGATGACGCTGCTTATGCGCTGGCGAAGTCGCAATCGCTGGTCAGCCGCGGTTATGGCCGTCGGCGGGTGGACCAGAAGCTTCGGGTGGACGGAATCGGCGAAGAGGATGGCGCAGCGGCGCGCCAGCTCGCCCAAAGCGAGGCGGTCGAGGCTGCCCTGCGCTTCGCCAAGCGGCGGCGGATCGGCCCGTTCGGCGCCGGGCACGACGACCCGCGCGATCGGGAGAAAGCCGTCGCGGCGATGGTTCGCGCCGGCCATCCCTTCGCACTCGCTCGAGCGATCGTCTTCCTGCCTCCGGGAGCGGAGGTGGATAGTGAGGGGCTGCGCGACCAGGCGCGGTTTGCCGACCGCTAA
- the arsC gene encoding arsenate reductase (glutaredoxin) (This arsenate reductase requires both glutathione and glutaredoxin to convert arsenate to arsenite, after which the efflux transporter formed by ArsA and ArsB can extrude the arsenite from the cell, providing resistance.) — MKATIYHNPLCGTSRKTLDILRDSGCDVWVHEYLKNPPTRDELKSLYKRAGISPREGLRTKEPLAEELGLKRPDVSDDEVLDAMVQHPILIERPIVETANGVRLCRPQDKVREIL; from the coding sequence ATGAAAGCAACCATTTACCACAACCCGCTGTGCGGAACGTCGCGCAAGACGCTCGACATCTTGCGCGATTCCGGATGCGATGTCTGGGTCCACGAGTATTTGAAGAACCCGCCGACCCGCGATGAGCTCAAGAGCCTCTACAAGCGCGCCGGCATCAGTCCGCGCGAAGGTCTGCGCACCAAGGAACCGCTGGCCGAGGAACTCGGGCTTAAGCGTCCCGACGTCAGCGACGACGAAGTGCTCGACGCCATGGTCCAGCACCCGATCCTGATCGAACGGCCGATCGTGGAGACTGCAAACGGCGTCCGCCTCTGCCGGCCGCAGGACAAGGTCCGCGAAATCCTCTGA
- a CDS encoding cold shock domain-containing protein has product MVSALISLAEGGAAPIVESPQDLHEEELAPITGRVKWFDATRGFGFLVSDDVDGDVLLHFSVLREHGRRSLPEGATIECVPVRQQRGLQAKRILSIDLSSALPPQPRSSIPSGERADRKALADAAGEFEPVEVKWFNRVRGYGFVKRPEEAGGDDVFVHMETVRNAQLPELEPGQKLEARVATTGKGLTAVDLRDCADSAA; this is encoded by the coding sequence ATGGTAAGCGCGTTGATCAGCCTGGCCGAGGGAGGGGCAGCGCCCATCGTCGAATCACCTCAAGACCTGCATGAGGAAGAGCTTGCCCCGATTACCGGGCGCGTGAAGTGGTTCGATGCGACCCGCGGCTTCGGCTTCCTGGTCAGCGATGACGTCGACGGCGACGTGCTGCTCCATTTCAGCGTTCTTCGCGAACATGGCCGCCGTAGCCTGCCCGAAGGCGCGACGATCGAGTGCGTGCCGGTCCGCCAGCAGCGCGGGCTGCAGGCGAAGCGAATCCTTTCGATCGACTTGAGCTCGGCCTTGCCGCCGCAGCCGCGCTCGTCCATTCCTTCCGGCGAACGGGCCGACCGCAAGGCGCTTGCCGACGCGGCCGGGGAGTTCGAGCCGGTGGAGGTCAAATGGTTCAATCGCGTTCGCGGCTACGGTTTCGTCAAGCGTCCGGAGGAAGCGGGCGGGGACGACGTCTTCGTGCATATGGAGACGGTCAGAAACGCGCAGCTTCCCGAACTGGAGCCCGGCCAGAAGCTGGAGGCGCGGGTCGCGACCACCGGCAAGGGATTGACGGCGGTCGACCTGCGCGATTGCGCCGACTCGGCGGCCTAG
- a CDS encoding fatty acyl-AMP ligase, producing MLERNASVKNELAPPGATPTLDAQPRRLADFATIGDALDYAAQGRRGLNFHDARGTLALAYTYAQLRKDALGQAQRFIALGIKPGDRVAMVAETGPEFASSFFGAVYAGAWPVPLPLPTSFGGRETYVDQLAVQLGSCDPALFIYPPELAEYGAAAAGKAGARSQSWDTLADVEAADAALPHASPDDIAYLQYSSGSTRFPHGVAVTHRALLDNLRAHGIGLQVQDSDRCISWLPWYHDMGLVGCFLSPVSLQISVDYLKTEDFARRPLAWLDMITRNPGTSVSYSPTFGYDICSRRMSSQTKAEDRFDLSRWRIAGNGADMIRPDVMQAFVDSFASAGFQASAFCPSYGLAEATLAVSLMPPGEGIRLELVEETELSGGGDGGQDRPKRYRAIVNCGKPVTGMEIEVRSAEGDLLPDRGIGKVFVRGQSVMHSYFRDPESTAACLSDDGWLDTGDMGYMSGGYIFIVGRAKDMIIINGRNHWPQDIEWAVEQLPGFKSGDIAAFAITGPSGEETPAVLVHCRVSDNEERGRLRDEIRERVRAITGITPVVELVPPRTLPRTSSGKLSRTKARNLYLSGEIVPFDIAA from the coding sequence GTGCTCGAACGCAACGCCTCAGTGAAGAACGAGCTTGCCCCGCCGGGCGCAACGCCGACCCTCGACGCGCAGCCGCGGCGGCTCGCCGACTTCGCGACGATCGGTGACGCACTCGATTATGCGGCGCAGGGACGACGCGGCCTGAACTTCCACGACGCCCGTGGCACGCTTGCCTTGGCCTATACTTACGCCCAGCTCCGCAAGGACGCGCTTGGCCAGGCGCAGCGCTTCATCGCCCTCGGCATCAAGCCCGGCGACCGCGTCGCGATGGTTGCCGAGACCGGCCCTGAATTCGCCAGCAGCTTCTTCGGCGCCGTCTATGCCGGCGCCTGGCCGGTGCCGCTTCCGCTACCGACCAGCTTCGGCGGCCGCGAAACCTATGTCGACCAGCTCGCCGTCCAGCTCGGCAGCTGCGATCCGGCTCTCTTCATCTACCCGCCCGAACTCGCCGAATATGGCGCCGCCGCCGCTGGCAAGGCCGGTGCGCGCAGCCAGTCGTGGGACACGCTCGCCGATGTCGAGGCCGCCGATGCGGCTCTTCCGCACGCGTCGCCGGACGACATTGCCTATCTGCAATATTCCAGCGGCTCCACGCGCTTCCCGCACGGCGTCGCGGTCACCCACCGAGCGCTCCTCGACAACCTCCGCGCCCACGGCATCGGCCTTCAGGTCCAGGACAGCGACCGCTGCATCTCCTGGCTGCCCTGGTATCATGACATGGGCCTGGTCGGCTGCTTCCTGTCGCCGGTCTCGCTGCAGATCTCGGTCGATTATCTGAAGACCGAGGACTTTGCGCGCCGCCCGCTTGCCTGGCTCGACATGATCACCCGCAACCCGGGCACCAGCGTCAGCTATTCGCCGACCTTCGGCTACGACATTTGCTCGCGCCGCATGAGCTCGCAGACCAAGGCCGAGGACCGCTTCGACCTGTCGCGCTGGCGGATCGCCGGCAACGGCGCCGACATGATCCGCCCGGACGTCATGCAGGCGTTCGTCGACAGCTTCGCGTCAGCCGGATTCCAGGCGAGCGCCTTCTGCCCCAGCTACGGCCTTGCCGAAGCGACGCTTGCCGTATCGCTGATGCCGCCGGGCGAGGGCATTCGGCTCGAACTGGTCGAGGAAACCGAGCTTTCGGGCGGCGGCGACGGCGGCCAGGACCGGCCCAAGCGCTACCGCGCGATCGTCAATTGCGGCAAGCCGGTCACCGGCATGGAGATCGAGGTCCGCAGCGCGGAAGGCGACCTCCTTCCCGACCGCGGCATCGGCAAGGTGTTCGTGCGCGGGCAGAGCGTCATGCACAGCTATTTCCGCGACCCCGAATCCACCGCCGCCTGCCTCAGCGACGACGGTTGGCTGGACACCGGCGACATGGGCTACATGTCGGGCGGCTACATCTTCATCGTCGGCCGCGCCAAGGACATGATCATCATCAATGGCCGCAACCACTGGCCGCAGGACATCGAATGGGCGGTCGAGCAGCTGCCGGGCTTCAAGTCCGGCGACATCGCCGCCTTTGCGATCACCGGCCCGTCCGGCGAGGAAACGCCGGCGGTCCTCGTCCACTGCCGCGTCAGCGATAACGAAGAGCGCGGCCGCCTCCGCGACGAGATCCGCGAGCGCGTCCGGGCCATCACCGGCATCACGCCGGTGGTCGAGCTTGTCCCGCCACGCACCCTGCCCCGCACTAGCTCGGGCAAGCTGTCGCGCACCAAGGCGCGCAACCTCTACCTATCCGGTGAGATCGTCCCCTTCGACATCGCGGCCTGA
- a CDS encoding L,D-transpeptidase family protein, with protein sequence MKSLRNWCTGRRPVHYFHKGMAAALMFGAAAVAVPAPAAAQARPAAVTLAGQTVADFYKARKNAPLWFGPRAGDAAQQLVALLSTASIDGLNPDKYRAAALQAAVENARVGDSSDVLRADEQLSEAFAAYVRDLHQDPGIGFTYVDPVLRPKPPSALAALIQAANAPSLSDYVSNLRWMHPFYGELRQAVTQHKYSSDEQRALIEINLQRARALPSFRDRYILVNAAQQRLYMYENGKPVDSMRVVVGKPKYPTPMMSALVRFASLNPYWFVPPDLAADRIAPNVVKRGLKYLDELGYQVLDEWSENPTIIDPSTVDWKAVAEGKVEVRMRQLPGPHNAMGRMKFMFPNEEGIYLHDNPDRGLFEQASRLYSGGCVRLEDAARLGRWMFGRDLVWETVGTEHKMPLAAPIPVHITYLTAMPDGSSITFLDDVYGRDKAQLAASGVSASSSGASR encoded by the coding sequence GTGAAAAGTTTGCGTAACTGGTGCACCGGCCGGCGGCCGGTGCACTATTTTCACAAGGGAATGGCCGCTGCGCTGATGTTCGGTGCTGCGGCCGTTGCCGTACCTGCGCCCGCGGCGGCCCAGGCGCGTCCTGCAGCGGTCACGCTCGCCGGGCAGACCGTGGCCGATTTCTACAAGGCGCGGAAGAACGCCCCCTTGTGGTTCGGGCCGAGGGCCGGAGACGCCGCGCAGCAGCTCGTCGCGCTGCTGAGCACGGCGAGCATCGACGGGCTCAATCCCGACAAATATCGCGCTGCGGCGCTGCAAGCTGCGGTCGAGAACGCGCGCGTTGGGGACTCCAGCGACGTGCTCCGCGCCGACGAGCAGCTTTCCGAAGCCTTTGCCGCTTATGTCCGCGACCTCCACCAGGACCCGGGTATCGGCTTCACTTATGTCGATCCGGTGCTTCGCCCGAAGCCGCCGTCAGCTCTGGCGGCGCTGATCCAGGCGGCGAATGCGCCGTCGCTGTCCGATTATGTGTCGAACCTGCGCTGGATGCACCCCTTCTATGGCGAGCTTCGCCAGGCTGTCACGCAGCACAAATATAGCAGTGACGAGCAGCGCGCCCTCATCGAGATCAACCTCCAGCGCGCGCGGGCGCTGCCGTCGTTCAGGGACCGCTACATCCTCGTCAATGCGGCGCAGCAGCGGCTCTACATGTACGAGAATGGCAAGCCGGTGGACTCGATGCGGGTCGTGGTCGGCAAGCCCAAATATCCGACGCCGATGATGAGCGCGCTCGTGCGGTTCGCGAGCCTAAACCCTTATTGGTTCGTGCCGCCGGATCTGGCCGCGGACCGGATCGCGCCCAATGTCGTCAAGCGCGGGCTGAAATATCTCGACGAGCTCGGTTACCAGGTGCTCGACGAGTGGAGCGAAAACCCGACCATCATCGACCCGAGCACGGTCGACTGGAAAGCGGTTGCCGAGGGCAAGGTCGAAGTGCGGATGCGGCAGCTGCCGGGGCCGCACAATGCGATGGGGCGGATGAAGTTCATGTTCCCCAACGAGGAAGGCATTTACCTGCACGACAATCCGGACCGCGGTTTGTTCGAGCAGGCGTCGCGCCTGTACAGCGGCGGCTGCGTGCGGCTGGAGGATGCAGCGCGCCTCGGCCGGTGGATGTTCGGCCGCGACCTGGTGTGGGAGACGGTGGGTACCGAACATAAGATGCCGCTGGCCGCGCCGATCCCCGTCCACATCACCTATCTGACCGCCATGCCGGACGGTTCGTCGATCACCTTTCTCGATGACGTTTACGGCCGCGACAAAGCGCAGCTTGCAGCGAGCGGCGTGTCTGCGAGCAGCAGCGGCGCCAGCCGCTAG
- a CDS encoding NADH:ubiquinone oxidoreductase subunit NDUFA12, translating to MGFWSRTFTWWNGATWGTALFTKRFGNKVGTDDLGNIYYQDKKRPWRRWVIYEGSNDGSRVPPGWQLWLKGTIDELPDKALPPVRKFQKDPVPNLTGTMAAFRPDGALGSGRIRPASTGDYEPWIPE from the coding sequence ATGGGTTTCTGGTCAAGAACATTCACCTGGTGGAACGGCGCGACGTGGGGCACGGCGCTGTTCACCAAGAGGTTCGGAAACAAGGTCGGCACCGACGACCTTGGCAATATCTATTACCAGGACAAGAAAAGGCCGTGGCGTCGCTGGGTCATCTATGAAGGCAGCAACGACGGCAGCCGCGTGCCGCCGGGCTGGCAGCTGTGGCTGAAGGGTACGATCGACGAGCTTCCCGACAAGGCACTGCCGCCGGTCCGCAAGTTCCAGAAGGATCCGGTGCCGAACCTGACCGGCACGATGGCCGCGTTCCGGCCTGACGGAGCGCTCGGCAGCGGTCGGATCCGGCCCGCATCGACCGGCGATTACGAGCCCTGGATTCCCGAATAA